The segment AGTCGGAGCGCCGGTGCATCGTTCAGTTCTTTGGTCGGAAAGGCAACGGCAAATTCATCTCCGCCTAGCCGCGCAAGAATTGCCTTCGGCGGAATAAGCACATTCAGCCCGGCTGCGACAGCGCGGATCAACTGGTCGCCGGTGCCGTGGCCATAGGAGTCGTTGATTTCCTTAAAACCGTCGAGGTCGAGATAGAGCAACAGGACATTGCTGCCATCGGCGCGGGCACTCTCGACCAGCCGATCAACATCGAGACGAAGGCCCTCGCGATTAAGAAGGCCGCTGAGTCGGTCTCTGAGCGAGCCCTGCCGCGCCAGCACCTCTTCCGCCCTCAGCCGGCGTCCCGCCAGCGATCCCAAGATCAGCAGCACCAGAAAGAACATGCCGACCAGGCCGAGCGCTCCGACCACCAGCGGACGGGCCTGTTGATAGCTTACATCACCAGGGCCGCGCGACGTCCAGACCAGTCGTCCGAGCGGCTTGCCGAGCGGATCGACGATCGAAACGGCATAGCGCGCAACCGTGTCCGGCGGCACCAGTCTGAGGCCGCTGATGACATAGGTATTGGAAAGCATCTTGATCTTGGCCTCATCGAGGTGCCGGACGAAGATCAAATAGCGACGCTTTCCTTCCGGCACCGGAATACGGCCGGATTTTTCGCGGATCGTCCCCACGCCGACCGCGGCGATCCCCTTATTGGTCATCACATAACCACTCGCCTCCGGCACGCTGGTCACGCGCGTATTGCGCACCTGATCCACCAAGGCCCAGAGCGAGGGACCGAAAACATCCTCGATCCCTTCGGTCATCGGCTTGCCGTCCTGATAGGCGATGATCGGCTTGTTGTTATCGTCGACGACCAGCGCCATGTCGAACAGGGCGCCATCGGAGGACATCTCGCCGTAGTTGCCGACGATCCAGTCCTGATCGTTTTCATCATAGACATTCTCGGCGGCGGTATTGCGCGCGGCATAGTCGTGCAGCGTGGCGTCGAGCAGGCCTTCGAAAGTCTTCAGCGCACCGGCGGTTGTTTCCCAGGAGCGCTCATCGTCCAATTTGTTGGAATAGTCTGCGACCCGACCGATCGCTGTCAGCACCATCAAGGTAACCACAGTGACGACCAAGGCGAACGAAAACAAAACGGCCGTCACGATAGAGTGACGACCGAATTGCGTATTCCGCCGGAATGATCCGAAAACTGCTCCCAACGCACTTCTCCTTGACTTGGGAAGTCTGCCGTCAGGTCTTCAAGAAACGGTTAAAGCGAACCTATGATTATTGCAGTAAAGGGTTGTATATTTGTGGGTGCAACAGGCATTCACACAGACGCGCGGATCGCCTGTACAAAATGATCGAGGCTCGCTTCCAACGCGCCGTCCCGTTGTGCCTCGGCCAGGACCGCCGCCTGCGCTTCCTCGCTCTTGCCGGCAAGCGGCACGCGCAGAAAAGCCTCCGGCACGATGCGGAGCGACATTGTCTTCAGGACTTCGGCCAACTGTTGCAGAACAAGATCGCCGCGATGCGAAGCATGCGCAAACATCAGCGGCTTGAAGGGCACCTCGTCGCGCGACACCAGCCAATCCAGCGCGTTCTTGAACCCGCCGGGAATGCCATGGGCATATTCCGGGCAGGAGACGATCAGCCCGTCCGCATCGCGGATCTTCGCCGCAAAGGTTTCGACGGTCTGCGGCGTTCTGTCGCCCTCATGATCCGGATTGAAGATCGGCAGACTGCCGATCAAATCGCAAATTTCGATAGAAACTCCGTCAGGCGATATCAGCCGCAGGGCTTCCAGCAGCCGAAGGCTGGTCGAAGCCTGCCTTTGGCTGCCGCAGAGTGCATAGAGGGAGAGTGGGCGCTGGATCATACGCAAGACTTATCAGGTGCCGGCGATTCGAGCGACCTTGGCTTTCTCCTCTTAAAAAAGGCCTCACCAATCAAACCGCCTTGTGATTCCCCTTTGGGAATTGCCCGGCGAGTTCGCGGTACCACTTGCCGCTCTTCTTCACCGTGCGCACCTGCGTCTCGTAATCGACATGCACAAGCCCGAAGCGCATACGATAGCCTTCCGCCCATTCGAAATTATCCATCAGGCTCCAGGCGAAATAGCCGCGCATGGGATAGCCGTCCTTGATCAGGTCGGCGACGACGCCGAGATGGTCGACGTAGTAGTCGAGGCGCGGCTGGTCATCGACTTCGCCGTTGACGACCTCCATGTTGTAGCAGGCGCCGTTTTCGGTGATGTAGCATTCCGGCAGTTCGTAGCGCTTGTAGAGGTCCTGCACGACATGCTTCAGGCCCGGCGCATAGATTTCCCAGCCGATATCGGTCTTCACATCGCTTACCGGCGGCGCTTCCTTCGTCCAGGGGAAATCACCACTCTTGGACGCATCATCGAAGACGCGCATCGGCGTGTAGTAGTTCAGACCCCACCAATCGAGCTTCTGATTGATGATCTTCAGATCGCCATCCTCGACAACAGGCATGCGATCGCCCAGCGCCTCGACGAATTCCTTCGGATATTCGCCTTTGAAGATCGGATCGAAGAAGGCGCCGTTGTGGAACTGATGCGCACGCTCGACAGCGGCTTGATCTTCGGCGCTATCGGAACCCGGCAGGATTGATGCGGCATTGAGCACGATGCCGACGGGCACCTTCGGCGCTTCCGCGCGGATCGCCTCGACACCAAGGCCATGGGCGAGGTTCATATAGTGCATGGCATGAAGTGCAGCCTGCATGTTGCGTTCGCCCGGCGCATGGACGCCGTAGAGGTGGCTGAGCCAAACAATGCACCAGGGCTCA is part of the Rhizobium sp. CB3090 genome and harbors:
- a CDS encoding EAL domain-containing protein, translated to MGAVFGSFRRNTQFGRHSIVTAVLFSFALVVTVVTLMVLTAIGRVADYSNKLDDERSWETTAGALKTFEGLLDATLHDYAARNTAAENVYDENDQDWIVGNYGEMSSDGALFDMALVVDDNNKPIIAYQDGKPMTEGIEDVFGPSLWALVDQVRNTRVTSVPEASGYVMTNKGIAAVGVGTIREKSGRIPVPEGKRRYLIFVRHLDEAKIKMLSNTYVISGLRLVPPDTVARYAVSIVDPLGKPLGRLVWTSRGPGDVSYQQARPLVVGALGLVGMFFLVLLILGSLAGRRLRAEEVLARQGSLRDRLSGLLNREGLRLDVDRLVESARADGSNVLLLYLDLDGFKEINDSYGHGTGDQLIRAVAAGLNVLIPPKAILARLGGDEFAVAFPTKELNDAPALRLAEQVLDFFAEPLEIGRRVVVVGASIGIASSPEGRIGREELVRRADLAMYKAKEAGRARMACYETAMDADREERNALELDLRNAIENEELTLAYQPLVDATSHEITGVEALVRWNRPGHGPISPETFIPVAETSGLIEALGLFVLRKACQTAWQWPDLRIAVNVSPGQFRNPAFADYVRHVLNHTEIEAGRVTLEITEGYIIQNPERTRQSIERLKQLGVKVALDDFGSGFSSIGYLRQFGFDRIKIDRSLTMDVLEDSRAREMLQATVALARSLDIPVTAEGIETEEQGIALQLFGCDELQGYFFAKPLPEAEISKRLKAQMARVLDVEREAAA
- a CDS encoding NADPH-dependent FMN reductase, whose translation is MQRPLSLYALCGSQRQASTSLRLLEALRLISPDGVSIEICDLIGSLPIFNPDHEGDRTPQTVETFAAKIRDADGLIVSCPEYAHGIPGGFKNALDWLVSRDEVPFKPLMFAHASHRGDLVLQQLAEVLKTMSLRIVPEAFLRVPLAGKSEEAQAAVLAEAQRDGALEASLDHFVQAIRASV
- a CDS encoding GH1 family beta-glucosidase; translation: MIDPKSFAARFPGDFTFGVATAAFQIEGSTKADGRKPSIWDAFANMPGRVYHRHNGDVACDHYNRLEQDLDLIKEMSVEAYRFSIAWPRIIPDGTGPVNEAGLDFYDRLVDGCKARGIKTFATLYHWDLPLTLAGDGGWTARSTAYAYQRYAKTVVARLGDRLDSVATFNEPWCIVWLSHLYGVHAPGERNMQAALHAMHYMNLAHGLGVEAIRAEAPKVPVGIVLNAASILPGSDSAEDQAAVERAHQFHNGAFFDPIFKGEYPKEFVEALGDRMPVVEDGDLKIINQKLDWWGLNYYTPMRVFDDASKSGDFPWTKEAPPVSDVKTDIGWEIYAPGLKHVVQDLYKRYELPECYITENGACYNMEVVNGEVDDQPRLDYYVDHLGVVADLIKDGYPMRGYFAWSLMDNFEWAEGYRMRFGLVHVDYETQVRTVKKSGKWYRELAGQFPKGNHKAV